The following coding sequences lie in one Paraburkholderia largidicola genomic window:
- a CDS encoding alpha-glucosidase/alpha-galactosidase: MSVGKPLKIALIGAGSTVFARNLLGDILGYPELADATIALHDIDERRLELSALVASRVAGHLHASPEIVATTDRIRALDGADYVLNLIQVGGFRPGTVVDFEIPKRYGLEQTIGDTIGIGGIMRGLRTIPVMLEMLADMERVCPDVLHLNYVNPMAILCWAMSRASPVRTIGLCHSVQGTAAELANDIGVPLEEIRYTCAGINHMAFFLKFGRNGEDLYPALHRVRAEGRVPDANRVRYEMLNLLGYFPTESSEHFSEYVPWFIKRGRDDLLARFNIPLDEYPGRCQVYEASWDFIEKELREPGSQDPEVLRATLLGRGFKVMDNRHDGAVAQLEGLRTVRRSLEYGATIIHSIESGVRNVIYGNVPNTALIDNLPQGCCVEVPCLVDGNGVQPTHIGALPPQLAALMRTNIGVQEMTVEAALTGQRDHVYHAAMLDPHTAAELDVDQIVALVDDLLDAHRDSLPESLLQRSRVEVGI; this comes from the coding sequence ATGTCAGTGGGAAAGCCCCTCAAGATTGCCTTGATCGGAGCGGGGAGCACTGTGTTTGCGCGCAACCTGCTCGGTGACATTCTTGGTTACCCGGAACTGGCGGACGCCACCATTGCGCTTCACGATATAGACGAGCGGCGGCTGGAACTGTCGGCACTCGTTGCGAGTCGGGTGGCGGGGCATTTGCACGCGAGTCCCGAGATTGTCGCAACGACCGATCGCATACGCGCACTCGATGGCGCCGACTACGTGCTCAATCTGATCCAGGTAGGCGGTTTCCGGCCAGGAACCGTGGTCGACTTCGAGATCCCAAAGCGATATGGGCTCGAACAGACGATCGGCGACACCATAGGCATTGGCGGGATCATGCGCGGATTGCGCACCATCCCCGTGATGCTCGAGATGCTCGCGGACATGGAGCGCGTATGTCCCGACGTCCTGCATTTGAACTACGTCAATCCAATGGCGATCCTCTGCTGGGCGATGAGCCGGGCGTCGCCTGTTCGCACGATCGGCCTGTGCCACAGTGTGCAGGGCACAGCCGCTGAACTCGCGAACGACATCGGCGTGCCGCTGGAAGAAATCCGCTATACGTGTGCTGGGATCAATCACATGGCGTTCTTTCTGAAGTTCGGACGGAACGGCGAAGATCTCTATCCCGCGCTGCATCGTGTGCGAGCCGAAGGTCGTGTTCCCGATGCAAACCGCGTACGTTACGAGATGCTGAATCTGCTTGGCTATTTTCCAACAGAATCGAGCGAACATTTCAGCGAATATGTTCCCTGGTTCATCAAGCGCGGACGCGATGATCTGCTCGCCAGGTTCAATATTCCACTGGATGAGTACCCAGGTCGCTGCCAGGTTTATGAGGCGTCCTGGGACTTTATTGAAAAGGAACTTCGCGAGCCGGGGTCGCAAGACCCCGAGGTCTTGCGGGCGACACTGCTCGGTCGGGGATTCAAGGTGATGGACAACCGTCATGACGGTGCGGTGGCGCAACTCGAAGGTCTGCGCACGGTCCGTCGCTCACTCGAATACGGCGCGACGATCATCCACTCGATAGAGTCCGGCGTCCGAAACGTCATCTACGGCAATGTGCCGAATACAGCACTGATCGACAATCTGCCGCAAGGTTGTTGCGTCGAAGTTCCCTGTCTGGTCGACGGGAATGGAGTGCAACCCACCCATATCGGGGCGCTGCCCCCGCAGCTCGCTGCCTTGATGCGCACGAATATCGGTGTGCAGGAAATGACTGTCGAAGCGGCGCTCACGGGACAGCGCGACCATGTCTATCATGCCGCGATGCTGGACCCGCATACGGCGGCCGAACTGGACGTGGACCAAATCGTGGCATTGGTCGACGACTTGCTCGATGCTCA
- a CDS encoding ABC transporter substrate-binding protein: protein MNMRLFSRWHWRYPVPQITGMIAAMVTMVYAHAGTVEIRYALWDANQRPAYQACATQFETENPDIHIKISQVGWENYWTVLTTQFVSGTAPDVFTNHLMKYPEMVTNGQLVDLTPYIQRDQVKTDSFYPALLLNWSRDGHQYGLPKDWDTIALVYNKQMFRDAGIDPASISDWTWNDRDGGSFEKAIARLTLDANGNRGDSRQFDPQHVKVRGYQIARAGGMMGQTEWSAFAVSEGFRYNDGPWTTRYYYDDPRLARTLEWFTSLPKKGYSARFDEASRIGSSALFAAGKTAIVSDGSWMVNWYAQNAKFEVGYAVLPKGPLGRATMFNGLADSIWSGSEHKEESWKWVRYLASAACQKIVAQRGVVFPAIKDLDAITVDAHARRKIDTQAFLDMTKATTFQPPIAKGGAEIDAIMDATIESILLGRVNAATALKDANVKVNEVTRR, encoded by the coding sequence ATGAACATGAGGCTCTTTTCACGTTGGCACTGGCGGTATCCAGTTCCGCAGATCACCGGCATGATCGCCGCAATGGTGACCATGGTGTACGCCCATGCCGGTACCGTTGAAATCAGATACGCCCTATGGGATGCGAACCAGCGACCTGCTTATCAGGCATGCGCCACGCAGTTCGAAACAGAGAATCCCGATATCCATATCAAGATCTCGCAAGTCGGGTGGGAGAATTATTGGACTGTCCTCACGACGCAATTCGTGTCTGGCACGGCGCCCGATGTATTCACCAATCATTTGATGAAATATCCCGAGATGGTGACCAACGGGCAACTCGTCGACCTGACACCGTACATCCAGCGCGATCAGGTGAAGACAGACAGTTTCTATCCAGCATTACTGCTGAACTGGTCGAGAGACGGACATCAGTACGGCTTGCCGAAGGATTGGGACACGATTGCGCTGGTCTATAACAAGCAGATGTTCAGGGACGCTGGCATCGATCCCGCATCGATTTCGGACTGGACGTGGAACGATCGTGACGGAGGGTCCTTCGAGAAGGCAATCGCAAGGTTGACACTCGACGCCAATGGTAACCGTGGCGATTCGAGGCAATTCGATCCGCAGCACGTGAAGGTGCGCGGGTATCAGATCGCCCGAGCGGGCGGCATGATGGGCCAAACCGAATGGAGCGCGTTCGCTGTGTCTGAGGGTTTCAGATATAACGATGGCCCGTGGACCACTCGCTACTACTATGACGACCCGCGCCTGGCGCGCACGCTCGAATGGTTCACGAGTCTGCCGAAGAAAGGTTATTCCGCGCGTTTTGACGAAGCCAGCCGGATAGGAAGTTCTGCTCTCTTCGCGGCGGGAAAGACTGCGATCGTGAGCGATGGGTCATGGATGGTCAACTGGTACGCGCAGAACGCGAAATTCGAAGTTGGATACGCGGTTCTTCCTAAAGGTCCTCTCGGGCGCGCGACGATGTTCAACGGACTGGCCGATTCGATCTGGAGCGGCAGTGAACATAAGGAAGAGTCGTGGAAATGGGTGAGATATCTGGCTTCCGCGGCCTGCCAGAAGATTGTCGCGCAACGCGGTGTCGTATTCCCCGCAATAAAAGATCTCGACGCGATCACGGTCGACGCGCATGCCAGGCGCAAGATCGATACGCAGGCTTTCCTCGACATGACAAAGGCGACGACCTTCCAACCGCCTATTGCAAAAGGCGGCGCGGAGATCGACGCGATCATGGACGCCACCATCGAATCGATCCTGCTGGGGCGAGTGAATGCAGCAACGGCGCTTAAAGATGCCAATGTAAAGGTCAATGAGGTTACGCGACGTTAG
- a CDS encoding ABC transporter permease subunit, which translates to MTTAPVDGAQSLVPSLQMGSRLRDREAFTAWLMILPSLIGLIVFYLVPAVRAMSISMSSWNLMSAPQDVGLDNYRAMLADGEFWRALELSAYYVLFNIPLQTATGLLLAVLMDRLCRAIALRAIVLLPFLLSNVLVALLWMWLLDPTLGWVNVMLQSVGLTTQTFFSSPVEALATVAAVNTWRYTGMISLLFLAGMQRIPRSILEAAILDGAGEWQLFCRITLPLLRPVMLFVLVTSITGAFQIFDTIAVATNGGPAGSTRVIVYYIYENAFKFHKMGYACAMSMALLFIMALYTAIQMRVFRANESDLAIFNFDLGVVDHAITAPSKTARRVGLGRILAWCLLAALIAVTLIPFWIVVRTALTRPDDLYASTGAWLPPVLTLENFRRALGYVSDDVALAAGGSGSDVNFLRSLLNSMIFSGLVVAGQVVFSAMAAYAFARLRFRGRKLLFALFLVSLMLPNIVLFIPNFILVKELGWLNTYAGMVAPFLLVWAFAIFFLRQTFLSIPRELEEAARLDGASYWTIFWRVVVPVSVPPITAVAILSGVNAWNEFFWPFLVASADDMQVLTVALQAFKSQAPQGAPDWSGLMAAACLAILPSFALLLFFGRFVVQSVQSPRKK; encoded by the coding sequence ATGACAACGGCTCCTGTCGATGGCGCTCAATCACTCGTCCCATCGTTGCAAATGGGCTCGCGCCTTCGCGACCGGGAAGCGTTCACTGCGTGGCTGATGATCCTGCCTTCACTTATCGGCCTTATCGTCTTTTATCTGGTGCCGGCGGTGAGGGCAATGAGCATCAGCATGAGCAGCTGGAATCTCATGTCGGCGCCCCAGGATGTGGGCCTCGATAACTACCGTGCAATGCTCGCTGATGGCGAGTTCTGGCGCGCACTCGAGTTATCCGCGTATTACGTCCTTTTCAATATCCCGTTGCAGACAGCAACTGGACTGCTGCTCGCGGTATTGATGGACCGCCTCTGCCGGGCGATCGCACTACGCGCGATCGTGCTGCTGCCGTTTCTTCTTTCCAATGTGCTCGTGGCTTTGTTGTGGATGTGGCTCCTCGACCCGACGCTCGGTTGGGTCAACGTCATGCTTCAGTCGGTCGGCCTTACTACCCAGACATTCTTCAGTTCGCCCGTTGAGGCCCTCGCGACAGTAGCGGCCGTCAATACATGGCGATACACCGGCATGATCTCTTTGCTGTTTCTGGCGGGCATGCAGCGTATTCCCCGCAGCATTCTCGAGGCGGCAATACTGGATGGCGCTGGCGAATGGCAACTATTTTGCCGGATCACGTTGCCACTACTCCGGCCGGTCATGTTGTTCGTGCTTGTGACGAGCATTACCGGGGCATTCCAGATATTCGATACGATTGCAGTGGCGACCAATGGAGGGCCTGCGGGCTCGACACGCGTGATCGTCTATTACATCTACGAAAACGCCTTCAAGTTTCACAAGATGGGCTATGCGTGCGCCATGTCGATGGCATTGCTGTTCATCATGGCTTTGTACACTGCCATTCAGATGCGCGTTTTTCGCGCAAATGAGTCGGATCTTGCTATTTTCAATTTCGATCTCGGCGTCGTCGACCACGCAATTACCGCACCATCGAAGACCGCCAGGCGCGTTGGCCTCGGTCGCATTCTCGCATGGTGCTTGCTCGCGGCGCTGATCGCGGTCACTTTGATTCCGTTCTGGATCGTAGTGCGGACAGCGCTTACGCGCCCCGACGACTTGTATGCATCAACGGGAGCATGGTTGCCACCGGTATTGACGCTGGAAAACTTTCGGCGGGCGCTTGGATACGTATCTGACGACGTCGCTCTCGCCGCTGGTGGTTCAGGGAGCGATGTGAACTTTCTGAGATCTTTGTTGAATTCGATGATCTTTTCAGGGCTGGTCGTGGCGGGTCAGGTTGTCTTCAGCGCAATGGCTGCCTATGCATTCGCACGTTTGCGTTTCCGGGGGCGAAAACTGCTCTTTGCTCTATTTCTCGTCTCCCTGATGTTACCGAATATCGTTCTATTCATTCCAAACTTCATTCTCGTCAAGGAACTCGGTTGGCTCAATACCTATGCGGGTATGGTGGCACCGTTTCTTCTTGTGTGGGCATTTGCGATCTTCTTTCTCCGGCAGACGTTTTTGTCTATTCCACGCGAACTGGAGGAGGCCGCGCGTCTCGATGGTGCGTCGTACTGGACGATTTTCTGGCGAGTGGTGGTCCCCGTGAGCGTGCCACCGATAACGGCCGTTGCGATTCTATCGGGCGTCAACGCATGGAACGAATTCTTTTGGCCGTTCCTCGTGGCGAGCGCCGATGATATGCAAGTCCTCACCGTCGCGCTGCAAGCGTTCAAGTCGCAGGCGCCTCAAGGTGCGCCGGACTGGAGTGGCCTGATGGCGGCTGCGTGTCTGGCAATACTTCCATCGTTTGCGTTACTGCTTTTCTTTGGCCGGTTTGTCGTCCAATCCGTACAGTCTCCTCGCAAGAAGTGA
- a CDS encoding enoyl-CoA hydratase/isomerase family protein, whose protein sequence is MTRPVFRPYNLPTNLDGFHVELIANGLRADIILDRPPMNAMSFMQHEQIKTVIETLDVDPTVQVIVIRGSGEHFSNGIHKIESDDGSALNTSKLAFALSAPSRCSKPVIAANRGYCFGSAFELSLACDFRIVTETTAYSLPAHRPGQVPGFESVTRLSGMIGTARTRDILMRSQIIDGVKAYDWGVATEFSVDGELENATDALVRELLALSPFGPQATKRLLSGIGDTSLRPDMTIAANIREAISA, encoded by the coding sequence ATGACGCGTCCTGTTTTTCGACCTTATAACCTTCCGACGAATCTCGACGGTTTCCATGTCGAACTGATCGCGAATGGCTTGCGCGCGGACATCATCCTCGACCGGCCGCCGATGAATGCCATGTCGTTCATGCAGCATGAACAAATCAAAACTGTCATTGAGACTCTGGACGTCGACCCTACGGTCCAGGTGATCGTGATACGCGGTTCCGGTGAACATTTTTCCAACGGGATCCACAAGATCGAGTCAGACGATGGCTCGGCACTCAACACATCAAAACTTGCATTTGCGCTGAGCGCACCGTCGCGTTGCAGCAAGCCGGTTATTGCCGCGAACCGGGGTTACTGCTTTGGCAGCGCCTTTGAGTTGTCGCTGGCATGTGACTTTCGGATCGTCACGGAGACCACCGCCTATTCGCTGCCCGCGCATCGCCCTGGTCAAGTCCCCGGTTTCGAGAGCGTGACGCGTCTCAGTGGAATGATAGGCACCGCCAGGACGAGAGATATCCTCATGCGGTCGCAAATCATCGATGGCGTGAAAGCGTACGATTGGGGCGTTGCCACCGAGTTTTCGGTCGACGGCGAACTCGAAAATGCCACAGACGCACTGGTTCGAGAGTTACTTGCGCTTTCACCCTTTGGTCCGCAGGCCACCAAAAGGCTCCTAAGCGGTATCGGTGACACTTCATTGAGACCCGACATGACTATTGCAGCCAATATCCGCGAGGCAATCTCCGCATAA